ATTACGCAGTGATAGCACAATTTCACGAATCCGCTTAGTTCCTACTTGCATTGATGCCATTAGCTTAGGTAAATCTTCTGCCAGAAACTCAATATCAAGGTCTTGGGCGCGATCGCGAATTTCGGGTGTAGGATTTGGGTAGGTTTGCTCATAAAGCTTTAGTAAATCGAGAATGCCTTGGCTGTATTCATTGGCATGGTTGAGGTTGGCATGAATAAAATTAGCAGGATTATTAATTTCGTGTGCCACCCCAGCAACCAATTGTCCTAGACTAGACATTTTTTCGGTTTGGATGAGTTGAGATTGGGTATTTTGCAGTTCTTTCAAGGTTTTGCTGAGTTTCTGCGCCTGTTGGCTAGAAATCAAAGCGCGATCGCGAATCTGTTCATATAGTTGCACCTGTCGCCATGCACCGATCAACCCCACCACCAGCAATCCTCCCAAAACCGTAGCTAACAGGTTCAACGCCTGCAATGGCGATTCAATATTTTCTTGTGGCACAATCAACGCTACTGACCAATTTGCCTCTCTGAGGGGAGTGTAAGCAACATAGCTCCATTTACCATCTAATTGAGTTAATTTAATATTTGTGCGTTTAGCTACCATTTGTTGAGTAATTTCAACTAACCTGGGATTGGGTGAATTGAGGAAACTCTGGGCAGTTTTTTCGGGCGTACCGATTAGTCGTATGTCAGGATGAGCGATAGGAACTCCTTGAGAATTCAGTGCAAAGGCATAGCTACCTTTACCTTGATGTAAATTGCTGATTACCTCAACTACCCGATTAATTTCAATCCCTCCCATCAACACACCTGCTGGCTTTGTGCCTGTTTTGGCAAGAATTGGGGAACTAATCTGAATCTGTAACTGATTGCTTGTGCGGCCAATAATTGGATCGGCGGCTACCGTTTCACCCGCCATACTCCGCTGAAAAAATTCCCGATCTTTAACATTGGGACGACCCCCTTGAGTATTAATTAATGCACCATCTGGTGCGCTCAAAGATATGAGCAAAAACGTTTGCAGCCGCTTCAACTCAGATTGCAAGTAAGGTTCCATCACTGACCAATCTAGCGATCGCACCACTGTAGAATTTGCCAAAGTTTTAATTTCTGTTTTCCGAATGGCCAACCAACTATCAATATCATTTTGACCTTGGTGTGTTTTTAACAGTGCTTGCTCTTTAAGACTATCAAGTAACAATCCCTTAACAATCTGGTAACTAGTGATTGCGGTGGCGCTAATACTAATTGACAAAATTGCTACAATTGATAACAATATTATGCTTCGTGAATGGTATTTTAATGAGTAGTAATCCTTGTCAGTTTTACCATACCGTTGGGGCATGATTTCCAACCATACTTTCCACAATTTAATTATCATTGTTGCTTGATTCCAAGTTAAAATTTAAAAGGCAAAAATCAATAGTGCTGATTAAACTAAAAACTAGTTAGTACAGCTTTACATAAGGTTGTAAATTTTTTAAACGCAAAGGTACGCAGAGTTTTGCCAAAGTTAATTCGCTATAAATTAATGAAATGTTGTACTTAGTACTGGCTAAACTACTCAAAACTCAACACTCATTATTGTTGTTGAGTAGAGATTTGAATAACAAACTCTGTACCCTTTCCAAGTTCGGAAGTGCAGGAGAGTGAACCGCCATGTCCTTCCACCACAATTTGACGAGCGATCGCTAATCCTAATCCAGTGCCTTTTCCTACAGGTTTGGTGGTGAATAAATGGTCAAATACTTTTTGTTTAACCTCTGGTGACATTCCTACCCCATTATCAGCAATCTTAATCAAAATGTACTGACCTGAGTCTGCTAAACGAGTTTCAATGGTGATGCAATTGGGGTTAGCGAGAATCGCTTCCAAACTATGCTCTGAATTGTATTGTTCAAGTGCATCAATGGCATTTGCTAACAAGTTCATAAACACCTGATTGAGTTGTCCAGCAAAGCATTCAACGAGGGGGAGTTTGCCGTAATTCCTAACCACCTCAATTGCCGGACGGTTTTCGTTAGCTTTTAAACGGTGTCTGAGAATCAGAATAGTGCTGTCAATGCCTTCGTGAATATCAAAGGGAACTTTATAATCCTTATCGGCACGGGAGAAGGTTCGCAAACTGGTACTAATACTGCGGATACGGCTAACACCCAATTTCATCGAGTCTAGCAATTTAGGTAAATCTTCGCGTAAATAATTCAAATCGATGGCATCAATTTCATCTTGAATATCTGAACCAGGATTAGGAAATTTCTCTTGATAAAGGTTAATTAGCACAAACAAATCTTTGACATAATCTTTGGCTGGTTCTAAGTTGCCAGCAATGAAGCCCACAGGATTATTGATTTCATGGGCTACACCTGCTACCAAATTACCAAGAGCAGACATTTTTTCACCTTGCACCAATTGCAACTGCATTGTTTGGAGTTCTTGTAAAGCTTGTTCTAATTGTTGCTTTTGTTCTTGCAGCAATTGTTGTGCTTCCTGGCGTTCAGTGATGTCTTCAGATGTGCCAAGAATGCCAAAAATATTTCCTTCTCGATCTCGTAGGGGAATTTTATTTGTATTCGACCATGTCTGTTTTCCATCTACTTTCTGGATGGTTTCAATAATTTTGAGTTCAGCTTGTCCAGATTCCAGAATGCGGCGATCGCGCCCTACATAATAATCTGATTTTTCCCGAATCCAGGGAAGATCGTAGTCTGTTTTACCAATAACATTTTCTGGCACTCCTACACCCGAAATTTCAGCAAAGTTCTGGTTACATCCTAAATAAACACTATTGCAGTCTTTCCAAAAAACAGATTGGGGGATATTGTCAATAATTAACCTCAAACATTGTTCAGTCTGTCCAAGATTTTCGAGAGTATCTTGTGCTTGCTGATAAAGTCGGGCATTTTCTAGGGAGATTGCAGCTTGAGTACATAACAGATTGAGAATTTCAACGCGATCGCTCGTAAATGCCCCTGTAGTAAGATTGTTTTCTAAATACAAAATTCCCAACAGTTTGCCTTGATGCAGAATCGGCGTACACAGCAAGCTTTTGGGTTGCTGACGAATGATGTAGGGGTCAGCTATTAGCGTCGGATGCACTGTTGCATTAATGATGACGGTAGGTTGCAGGCTGCGTTTAACGGTGTAAATTAGGCTATGGGGAACGTCTGCGCTATCTTCTACAAAAATGGACTGTAGAACGGTTGATTTTTCTCCAACTTTGGCAGTGGCCTCAATTAGCAATCTATCTTCTTTAAGGAGTAGTAACGCACACTTTTCTGCACCTGCATTTTCAATCACCACTTGCAACAGCTTCGTAAGTAATTTATCTAGTTCGATTTCACTAGAAAGAGTCTGAGAGGCTTTGAGAACTGCTGCCAAATCTAGCATTATTGATGCACTACTACTAGAAGTTACTGATTTATTAATGCTTGGGTGTAAGGTAGCAATGCTGTTAACATTTGCGATCGTCTCATTGGGGGTGAATAGCGATACTCTTTCAGAGTCACTTCGGGAACGCGTCTGTTGTAAGATGGGAGCTAGCAATTGTGGATAACGCTCTTCTAGTTCATCGACTTTAGTTTTAGCGCCCCAGCGAGTGTAACAATAGTAAGCATTAATCAAATATTCTTGGGCAATGCGTTCTTTACCCCATTCTAAATAAAACTTGGCTGCGAGTTCATTGGCGAGAGCTTCTTCGTTGAGGTATTCGTTTTCTTTAGCTTTAGCAATGGCGCGATCGTATGATTCAATTGCATCCATATACTTGCCAGAAATTCTTGCTATTTCCGCAGATAACAATAGATATCGATGTAGAAAGTTTTTTGGGCAATTATTCGCCCAGTTTTTCTGGGTTTGTTGATGCTCTCGAATAATATCCCAATACTGTTTTTTCTTCTCTAATGTTGCATTGGGATAGAGAGCTACCAAACTGAGTGGATAATAAAAATGATACTGAATAATTGGAAAAAAGCCAGAGTTGGCAGCAAGAGTTTTATCAGCTTCTTCTGCCGCTTTCACAGCATCTTCGTAACGACCATAAAGGTAC
This Nostoc sp. C052 DNA region includes the following protein-coding sequences:
- a CDS encoding cache domain-containing protein, with the translated sequence MIIKLWKVWLEIMPQRYGKTDKDYYSLKYHSRSIILLSIVAILSISISATAITSYQIVKGLLLDSLKEQALLKTHQGQNDIDSWLAIRKTEIKTLANSTVVRSLDWSVMEPYLQSELKRLQTFLLISLSAPDGALINTQGGRPNVKDREFFQRSMAGETVAADPIIGRTSNQLQIQISSPILAKTGTKPAGVLMGGIEINRVVEVISNLHQGKGSYAFALNSQGVPIAHPDIRLIGTPEKTAQSFLNSPNPRLVEITQQMVAKRTNIKLTQLDGKWSYVAYTPLREANWSVALIVPQENIESPLQALNLLATVLGGLLVVGLIGAWRQVQLYEQIRDRALISSQQAQKLSKTLKELQNTQSQLIQTEKMSSLGQLVAGVAHEINNPANFIHANLNHANEYSQGILDLLKLYEQTYPNPTPEIRDRAQDLDIEFLAEDLPKLMASMQVGTKRIREIVLSLRNFSRLDEADMKFVDIHEGLDNTLMILNRRLTATPNLPEIQIIKKYGDLPLVECYAGSLNQVFMNVLVNAIDALEEASQKRSIEELKTNPNQIKIQTQIDKSSNYAIIQIYDNGIGICDDVKHRVFDHMFTTKPVGKGIGLGMAIAYQIVVDKHTGTIEVDSTPGYGTEFTIRIPLTR